From a single Lolium rigidum isolate FL_2022 chromosome 7, APGP_CSIRO_Lrig_0.1, whole genome shotgun sequence genomic region:
- the LOC124674836 gene encoding ATP-dependent RNA helicase SUV3L, mitochondrial-like: MAATIAAVLIRRSTSSPYRRLLLPIFSHLQRPAPQPTSPWIPPHHRFFSSDAPADPNQKLPPLDPKQLWHELSTAEPATGSSRLPKATWDDVVALTRDFAKNPAMADQALALYIPSSAFPTYARHFRHFLPPRLSQESADRLLVLPAEAAHALLLRAFAEYCVTNHADELKQNKSVMAAADLTAPHTWYPFARAMRRRVVYHCGPTNSGKTHNALARFSAARSGVYCSPLRLLAMEVFDKVNALGVYCTLRTGQEVKEVPFANHVTCTIEMLSTEELYEVAVVDEIQMMADPTRGYAWTRAVLGLKADEIHLCGDPSVLKIVRKVCADTGDDLEVHQYERFKPLVVEAKSLLGDLKNVRAGDCIVAFSRREIFEVKLAIEKFTKHKCCVIYGALPPETRRQQAKLFNEQDNEYDVLVASDAVGMGLNLNIRRVVFYSLSKYNGDRMVPVAASQVKQIAGRAGRRGSVYPDGLTTTFLLDDLEYLIECLQQPFEEAKKIGLFPCFEQVEMFASQFPDLTFTELLDKFRDNCRIDKTYFMCQQDSIKKVANMLERVQGLSLKDRYSFCFAPVNIRDPKAMYHLLRFATHYSKSRRVSIAMGMPRGSATNDTELLDLETKHQVLSMYLWLSHHFEEDNFPHAQKAEEMAVNIADLLGKSLAKASWKPESRQQTRQRREENEESDSNVENMSDDDAKTVSKVGYERPRSLPKRNSRKRHDRPSQNSSSLNLVA, from the exons ATGGCCGCCACCATCGCCGCCGTGCTAATccgccgctccacctcctccccgtaccgccgccttctcctccccatcttctcccacctccaACGCCCCGCGCCCCAACCCACATCCCCATGGATCCCACCCCACCACCGCTTCTTCTCCTCCGACGCGCCCGCCGACCCTAATCAAAAGCTCCCTCCCCTGGACCCGAAGCAGCTATGGCACGAGCTCTCCACCGCCGAGCCCGCGACCGGCTCGTCCCGCCTCCCAAAGGCCACGTGGGACGACGTGGTAGCCCTCACCCGCGACTTCGCCAAGAACCCCGCCATGGCGGACCAGGCCCTGGCGCTCTACATCCCATCCTCCGCGTTCCCCACCTACGCGCGCCACTTCCGCCACTTCCTCCCGCCACGCCTCTCCCAGGAATCCGCCGACCGGCTCCTCGTCCTCCCGGCCGAGGCCGCGCACGCGCTCCTCCTGCGGGCCTTCGCCGAGTACTGCGTCACCAACCACGCGGACGAGCTGAAGCAAAACAAGTCCGTCATGGCCGCGGCCGACCTCACGGCGCCGCACACCTGGTACCCCTTCGCGCGCGCCATGCGGCGGCGGGTGGTCTACCACTGCGGGCCCACCAACAGCGGCAAGACGCACAACGCGCTCGCCCGCTTCAGCGCCGCCAGGTCCGGCGTCTACTGCAGCCCGCTCCGGCTCCTCGCCATGGAGGTCTTCGACAAGGTCAACGCGCTCGGCGTCTACTGCACCCTCCGCACCGGCCAGGAGGTCAAGGAGGTGCCCTTCGCCAACCACGTCACCTGCACCATCGAGATGCTCTCCACCGAGGAGCTCTACGAGGTCGCCGTGGTCGACGAGATACAGATGATGGCTGATCCAACCAGGGGCTACGCGTGGACGCGTGCTGTTCTCGGGCTCAAGGCGGATGAGATACATCTCTGCGGTGACCCCAGCGTTCTCAAGATTGTTCGCAAGGTTTGCGCAGACACCGGAGATGACTTGGAGGTGCATCAGTACGAGCGGTTCAAGCCACTTGTCGTCGAGGCAAAATCTCTCCTGGGCGACCTCAAGAATGTCCGTGCTGGTGACTGCATTGTTGCCTTCTCCCGCAGAGAGATATTTGAGGTGAAGCTAGCAATCGAGAAATTCACCAAGCACAAGTGTTGTGTTATATATGGAGCTTTGCCGCCAGAGACACGGCGCCAGCAAGCAAAGTTGTTCAACGAACAGGATAACGAGTACGATGTGCTTGTAGCGAGTGATGCCGTTGGCATGGGCCTCAACCTCAACATTAGGAGAGTTGTGTTCTATAGCCTGTCGAAATACAATGGGGACAGAATGGTACCAGTTGCTGCTTCGCAGGTGAAACAGATAGCTGGGCGTGCTGGCCGGAGGGGCAGTGTTTATCCAGATGGGCTCACCACCACTTTCTTGCTGGATGATTTGGAATACTTAATAGAGTGCCTGCAACAGCCGTTTGAGGAGGCAAAGAAAATTGGCCTTTTCCCTTGCTTTGAGCAAGTGGAAATGTTCGCCAGTCAGTTCCCTGATCTTACTTTCACTGAGTTGCTGGATAAGTTCCGTGATAATTGCCGCATCGACAAGACATACTTCATGTGCCAGCAGGATAGTATCAAGAAGGTTGCTAATATGCTTGAGAGGGTCCAGGGGCTCTCCCTCAAGGATCGCTACAGTTTTTGTTTTGCGCCAGTTAATATAAGGGATCCAAAAGCCATGTACCATCTTCTCAGATTTGCTACTCATTATAGCAAGAGCCGCCGTGTTAGCATCGCGATGGGAATGCCCAGAGGTTCTGCAACGAATGACACTGAACTTCTGGACCTCGAGACCAAGCACCAGGTCCTGTCTATGTATTTGTGGCTCTCACACCATTTCGAGGAAGATAACTTTCCTCATGCGCAGAAAGCTGAGGAAATGGCAGTAAATATTGCTGATTTGCTTGGCAAGTCACTTGCCAAGGCATCCTGGAAGCCTGAATCAAGACAACAAACAAGGCAGAGACGAGAAGAGAACGAGGAGAGTGACAGCAATGTGGAAAATATGTCAGATGATGATGCAAAGACTGTTTCCAAAGTTGGTTATGAAAGGCCGAGGTCACTTCCCAAAAGAAATTCAAG GAAAAGACATGATCGACCCAGCCAGAATTCCTCTTCCTTGAACCTTGTGGCATGA